gtgggCACTTTATCTAGCGTTGGGTGAGTGTCGCGCTTTGCGATGAgagtattatttaaatcagcgttcataaataaattaatttttaactctgATATCGTTACTGACTCTGTTCTTTCAATTGCAGTTGTGTTAAGCGGAAGCACAATAGCGTTTCCACAGACGGACaatagttttgttttcgaCGGTCCCGTGTCGCGACCTTCCACAACCATGAGGTCTTCCACAGCTGCTGATCCCATGGTTACGACAACATCCACGAGCGCACCTACGACAACGGCAACCCCAGATCCTCAACTTCAAGCATGCATCAGGACGTGTCCTGTGAGTGCG
This portion of the Hylaeus volcanicus isolate JK05 chromosome 4, UHH_iyHylVolc1.0_haploid, whole genome shotgun sequence genome encodes:
- the LOC128875399 gene encoding four-domain proteases inhibitor-like, whose amino-acid sequence is MWALYLALVVLSGSTIAFPQTDNSFVFDGPVSRPSTTMRSSTAADPMVTTTSTSAPTTTATPDPQLQACIRTCPTTPEYNPVCGTDRVTYDNPGLMSCAAFCGKDVTHSYYGPCTSTPARG